The Diachasmimorpha longicaudata isolate KC_UGA_2023 chromosome 14, iyDiaLong2, whole genome shotgun sequence genome includes a region encoding these proteins:
- the LOC135169397 gene encoding uncharacterized protein LOC135169397: MKVILKMEYSWIVVSLMMCLVVTTSGCYLHEKQDDVDQIHVIHLPASEEDNLSDSEEEIIEIHIPSDGDRKKREIDGSSSKTKKNCKTDADCPEGWNCGEILICHSTTTSENGLVQASGDIN, translated from the exons ATGAAGGTGATTCTGAAGATGGAATATTCGTGGATTGTTGTTAGTCTGATGATGTGTCTGGTGGTGACTACGAGTGGCTGTTACCTCCATGAAAAACAG GACGACGTAGATCAGATACACGTGATTCATTTGCCAGCGTCAGAAGAAGACAATTTG TCGGACAGCGAAGAAGaaatcatcgaaattcacATTCCATCAGACGGAGacagaaaaaaacgtgaaattgATGGTTCGTCTTCCAAGACGAAGAAGAACTGCAAGACAGATGCAGACTGCCCCGAGGGCTGGAATTGCGGTGAAATATTGATCTGTC ATTCAACGACAACTTCGGAAAATGGACTAGTTCAAGCGTCCGGAGACATTAATTAG